A region of Curvibacter sp. AEP1-3 DNA encodes the following proteins:
- a CDS encoding hybrid sensor histidine kinase/response regulator encodes MLPPPPPEAPAQRVVKIRRDYNNWVASETMEDYALRFTPQRFRKWSEWRVANTAFGAASFLILEAVGATLLVQYGFVNAFWAILMTGLVIFLAGLPISVYAARYGVDMDLLTRGAGFGYIGSTLTSLIYASFTFIFFALEAAVMAYALELALDIPPTWGYLICAVVVIPLVTHGVSTISRLQIWTQPLWLIMLVVPFGFVLVRDPQAFTGITHYAGEQGTAGVFNLHLFGAALTVGIALITQMGEQADYLRFMPQRTATNRFSWWAGVLVGGPGWVFLGVIKMLGGAYLAYLAIQHSVPTERAVDPNQMYLAAYEYVFPSLGWAVAATAVFVVVSQLKINVTNAYAGSLAWSNFFSRLTHSHPGRVVWVLFNSVIAFMLMEMNVFQALGEVLSLYSNIAIAWIMAVVADLVINKPLGLSPKGIEFKRAHLYDINPVGVGAMAMASLLSILAYLGLFGELAKAFSAVVALVTAMVTSPLIAWWTKGKYYLARKQESAATQGSNLRLQARQCVICEREYEGPDMAHCPAYQGAICSLCCTLDARCGDMCKPHANLATQWSAALRWLLPKRVWPFLDTGLGHFLLLMLVILPLLATVFAMFYKQELGGLVALTEQRLAVEAALRSGFSKTFAALMLMSGIVAWWLVLAHKSRQVAQEESNRQSHLLLREIESHRQTDVALQEAKRVAEQARQAAEAANQAKSRYISAISHELRTPLNSILGYAQLMGEDAAIPPHRKQAVSVIKRGGEHLLSLIEGTLDMAHIESGKLTLNVKPMQFANGMAELAGMFELQAAAKGLQFQFEVQGNVPEWVRADEKRLRQICINLLGNAIKFTATGSVRLVLRYAREMAHIEIHDTGPGMPAQELDRIFEPFTRGSTAASGAAVASGGSGLGLTIAKMLTDLMGGELSATSVLGQGSVFKVRLFLPDLHMPPAIAQQAAPHSKPRVAYAGARRKVLVVDNEEADRELLVSLLEPLGFEVRTAASGHDCLDLLAAGLQPDVVLLDLAMPGIDGWETLRRIRGNPALGGSEPQVAIVSANAFDRGLDNGLGLPPEDFIVKPVRHSELLDWLERRLELVWVDKPTVEASTQAAPSVAQDMKPVAVGVLPASDCRALLEVARLGYYRGVLNQLQSLQVQHPECAAFIAQQEALARQYQFEIMAEQLQKVLDASPADELR; translated from the coding sequence ATGCTGCCCCCTCCACCCCCGGAAGCCCCCGCCCAGCGGGTGGTGAAAATCCGCCGCGACTACAACAACTGGGTCGCCAGCGAGACCATGGAGGACTACGCCCTGCGCTTCACGCCACAGCGCTTTCGCAAGTGGTCGGAATGGCGGGTGGCCAACACGGCCTTCGGAGCGGCTTCTTTTCTGATCCTGGAAGCCGTGGGCGCCACCTTGCTGGTGCAGTACGGCTTTGTGAATGCCTTCTGGGCCATTCTGATGACGGGGCTGGTGATTTTTCTGGCGGGCTTGCCCATCAGTGTGTATGCCGCCCGCTATGGGGTGGACATGGATTTGCTCACACGCGGCGCGGGCTTCGGCTACATCGGATCCACCCTGACCTCGCTGATCTATGCCTCATTCACCTTCATCTTCTTCGCGCTGGAGGCGGCCGTCATGGCCTATGCGCTGGAGCTGGCCCTGGACATACCGCCTACCTGGGGTTACCTGATTTGCGCGGTGGTGGTGATTCCCTTGGTCACCCACGGCGTGTCCACCATCAGCCGCCTGCAGATTTGGACGCAGCCGCTGTGGCTGATCATGCTGGTGGTTCCATTTGGCTTTGTTTTGGTGCGTGACCCTCAAGCCTTTACTGGCATTACGCACTACGCTGGTGAGCAAGGCACTGCAGGTGTCTTTAACTTGCACCTCTTTGGTGCTGCACTCACGGTAGGTATTGCCCTGATTACCCAGATGGGGGAGCAGGCCGACTACTTGCGCTTTATGCCCCAACGTACCGCCACCAACCGCTTCAGTTGGTGGGCTGGCGTGCTGGTGGGCGGGCCTGGCTGGGTGTTTCTGGGCGTGATCAAAATGCTGGGCGGTGCGTACTTGGCCTACCTCGCCATCCAGCACAGCGTGCCCACCGAGCGTGCGGTGGACCCGAACCAGATGTACCTGGCTGCGTATGAATATGTGTTCCCTTCGCTGGGCTGGGCGGTGGCAGCGACGGCGGTGTTCGTGGTGGTCTCGCAGCTCAAGATCAATGTGACCAACGCCTACGCCGGCTCACTGGCCTGGAGCAACTTCTTCTCGCGCCTCACGCACAGCCATCCCGGGCGGGTGGTGTGGGTGCTGTTCAACAGCGTGATCGCCTTCATGCTGATGGAGATGAATGTGTTCCAGGCGCTCGGCGAAGTGCTCAGCCTGTATTCGAACATCGCCATCGCCTGGATCATGGCGGTGGTGGCCGATTTGGTCATCAACAAGCCTTTGGGCTTGTCGCCCAAGGGCATTGAGTTCAAGCGGGCGCATCTCTACGACATTAATCCCGTGGGGGTGGGCGCCATGGCCATGGCGTCGTTGCTATCTATCCTCGCTTATTTGGGGCTCTTCGGGGAGCTGGCCAAGGCTTTCTCGGCGGTGGTGGCCCTGGTCACTGCCATGGTGACCTCGCCCTTGATTGCGTGGTGGACTAAAGGCAAGTACTACTTGGCAAGAAAGCAAGAATCTGCAGCCACGCAGGGCAGTAACCTCCGGCTGCAAGCCCGCCAGTGTGTGATTTGCGAGCGAGAGTATGAAGGGCCAGACATGGCCCATTGCCCGGCGTATCAAGGCGCCATCTGCTCGCTGTGCTGCACGTTGGATGCGCGCTGTGGCGACATGTGCAAACCGCATGCAAACCTGGCCACCCAGTGGTCCGCCGCTTTGCGCTGGCTGTTGCCCAAAAGGGTGTGGCCGTTTCTGGACACGGGGCTGGGGCACTTTTTGCTGCTGATGCTGGTCATCCTGCCCCTGCTGGCCACGGTGTTCGCCATGTTTTACAAGCAGGAGTTGGGGGGCTTGGTCGCATTGACCGAACAGCGCCTGGCGGTAGAAGCGGCGTTGCGCTCAGGCTTCAGCAAAACTTTTGCTGCGCTGATGCTGATGTCCGGCATTGTGGCCTGGTGGTTGGTGCTGGCGCACAAAAGCCGGCAGGTGGCACAGGAAGAGTCCAACCGCCAAAGCCATTTGCTGCTGCGCGAGATCGAGTCCCACCGCCAGACGGACGTTGCCTTGCAAGAAGCCAAGCGTGTAGCCGAGCAAGCCCGCCAAGCCGCCGAGGCGGCCAACCAGGCCAAGAGCCGCTACATCAGTGCCATCAGCCATGAACTGCGCACACCGCTCAACAGCATCCTGGGTTACGCACAGCTCATGGGCGAGGACGCGGCCATACCGCCCCACCGCAAGCAGGCGGTGAGCGTGATCAAGCGGGGCGGCGAACACTTGCTGTCCTTGATTGAGGGCACGCTGGACATGGCCCACATCGAGAGCGGCAAGCTCACGCTCAATGTAAAGCCCATGCAGTTCGCCAACGGCATGGCTGAGCTGGCCGGCATGTTCGAACTGCAGGCGGCGGCCAAGGGGCTGCAGTTTCAGTTTGAGGTGCAGGGCAATGTGCCGGAGTGGGTGAGGGCGGACGAAAAGCGCCTGCGGCAGATCTGTATCAACCTGCTGGGCAATGCCATCAAGTTCACTGCTACGGGCAGTGTGCGCTTGGTGCTGCGCTATGCGCGCGAAATGGCGCATATCGAGATCCACGATACCGGCCCCGGCATGCCGGCGCAGGAGTTGGACCGTATCTTCGAGCCCTTCACCCGCGGATCGACTGCTGCATCGGGTGCCGCAGTGGCGTCGGGCGGGTCGGGCTTGGGCTTGACGATTGCCAAAATGCTCACCGACCTCATGGGCGGCGAGTTGTCGGCAACCAGTGTGCTCGGCCAAGGTTCGGTGTTCAAGGTTCGCTTGTTCCTGCCGGACTTGCACATGCCGCCGGCAATCGCACAGCAAGCGGCCCCCCACAGCAAGCCGCGCGTGGCCTATGCCGGTGCGCGCCGCAAAGTGCTGGTGGTGGATAACGAGGAGGCGGACCGCGAGCTGCTGGTGAGTCTGCTGGAGCCCTTGGGTTTTGAAGTGCGCACTGCTGCCAGCGGCCACGATTGCCTGGACCTGCTGGCCGCCGGACTGCAGCCCGATGTGGTGTTGCTGGATCTCGCCATGCCCGGCATTGACGGTTGGGAGACATTGCGCCGCATACGGGGTAATCCGGCACTGGGTGGCAGCGAGCCGCAGGTGGCCATCGTGTCTGCCAACGCGTTTGACCGGGGGCTGGACAACGGGCTGGGCTTGCCACCGGAAGACTTCATCGTCAAACCCGTGCGCCACAGCGAGTTGCTGGACTGGCTGGAGCGCCGGCTGGAGTTGGTGTGGGTGGACAAGCCAACGGTAGAGGCTTCCACGCAGGCCGCCCCGAGTGTGGCCCAAGATATGAAGCCTGTGGCAGTGGGAGTGTTGCCCGCTAGTGACTGCCGCGCCTTGCTGGAGGTGGCGCGCCTGGGTTACTACCGGGGCGTTTTGAACCAGCTGCAAAGCCTGCAGGTGCAGCACCCCGAGTGCGCGGCCTTCATTGCGCAGCAGGAGGCGCTGGCCCGCCAGTACCAGTTTGAGATCATGGCCGAACAATTGCAGAAAGTGCTCGATGCAAGCCCCGCAGATGAACTCCGTTGA
- a CDS encoding HupE/UreJ family protein gives MRYPSKSALLFIAAGALSTGASAHVGTDLHSHGSFMTGLLHPLGGMDHLLAMLAVGVWSAVSARRAGPALLWGPLAFANMLVLGALLGLQGMGGAVVEPMVAASVLALGLLVLTRQGMNAAASMVLVGGFAVFHGLAHGAELAATGDAVAAVAGMFVATIALHLSGVALGWSLRAANVWATRATGVAVAASGLALLMQLA, from the coding sequence ATGCGTTACCCATCGAAATCCGCTCTTCTTTTCATAGCTGCTGGCGCACTATCCACGGGCGCCAGCGCCCATGTGGGCACTGATCTGCATAGCCACGGCAGCTTCATGACCGGCCTGCTGCACCCGCTGGGCGGCATGGACCACCTGCTGGCCATGCTGGCCGTCGGCGTCTGGAGCGCAGTGTCTGCCCGCCGCGCCGGGCCCGCCTTGCTGTGGGGACCGCTCGCCTTCGCCAACATGCTGGTGCTGGGCGCCCTGCTGGGCCTCCAAGGCATGGGGGGCGCCGTGGTGGAGCCCATGGTGGCCGCCTCTGTGCTCGCGCTGGGCCTGCTAGTACTCACACGCCAAGGCATGAATGCCGCAGCCTCCATGGTGTTGGTGGGTGGCTTTGCTGTGTTCCACGGACTGGCCCACGGTGCGGAGTTGGCAGCTACGGGTGACGCGGTTGCGGCAGTGGCCGGCATGTTTGTTGCCACTATCGCGCTGCATCTTTCCGGCGTGGCACTGGGCTGGTCCTTGCGTGCTGCCAATGTGTGGGCAACCCGCGCCACCGGCGTAGCAGTTGCTGCTTCGGGCCTGGCCCTGCTGATGCAATTGGCGTGA
- a CDS encoding VF530 family DNA-binding protein gives MSTDTPPPAPAKQANNPLHGKTLEAIVTELADYYGWDGLGERIPVRCFTFEPSVGSSLKFLRKTPWARDKVEGLYLSMLREIRRSGR, from the coding sequence ATGAGTACCGACACGCCCCCGCCTGCACCGGCCAAGCAGGCCAACAACCCGCTGCATGGCAAAACGCTGGAGGCCATCGTGACGGAACTGGCCGATTACTACGGTTGGGACGGCTTGGGCGAGCGCATCCCGGTGCGCTGCTTTACCTTTGAGCCCAGTGTGGGCTCCAGCCTCAAGTTCTTGCGCAAAACCCCTTGGGCCCGCGACAAGGTGGAAGGGCTGTATTTGTCCATGTTGCGCGAAATTCGCCGTTCAGGGCGCTGA
- a CDS encoding urease subunit beta, which translates to MTPGELILDDGEHLLNTGRRTVTVVVQNQSDRPIQVGSHYHFAETNGALGFDRAVAQGMRLNIASGSAVRFEPGQQRTVELVEIGGDRMIYGFRGLTQGSL; encoded by the coding sequence ATGACCCCCGGCGAACTCATTCTTGACGACGGTGAACATCTGCTCAACACAGGCCGCCGCACCGTGACGGTGGTGGTGCAGAACCAGTCGGACCGGCCTATCCAGGTGGGTTCCCACTACCACTTTGCAGAGACCAATGGCGCGCTCGGCTTTGACCGTGCGGTGGCGCAAGGCATGCGCCTGAACATCGCTTCCGGCTCGGCCGTGCGATTCGAGCCCGGCCAACAACGCACCGTGGAGCTGGTGGAGATTGGCGGCGACAGAATGATTTACGGCTTTCGCGGCCTGACCCAAGGGAGTCTTTAA
- a CDS encoding ABC transporter ATP-binding protein codes for MSAESVSNTPVLLARGLRCSVGPHTLWGPLDVQLQSGVTLVTGGEGRGKSSLLRMLAGDLAVAGSSLQLAGTGLQSQPAQYRQKAFWMDPRTSAWDQTPAAQFFQQSRRQWPQWNAELCAELVSALGLEEHLPKPMYMLSTGSKRKVWISAACASGAELTCLDEPFAALDRGSIRTITELLQDAAAHSPRAWVLADYEAPAGVPLAATIDLGH; via the coding sequence ATGTCGGCTGAATCTGTTTCCAACACCCCGGTACTCCTTGCGCGCGGCTTGCGCTGCAGCGTGGGACCGCACACCTTGTGGGGCCCTTTGGATGTGCAGTTGCAGTCGGGTGTGACGCTGGTGACCGGCGGGGAAGGGCGGGGCAAGAGCAGCCTGTTGCGCATGTTGGCCGGCGATTTGGCGGTAGCAGGCAGCAGCTTGCAACTGGCCGGTACCGGCCTGCAAAGTCAGCCCGCGCAGTACCGGCAAAAAGCCTTCTGGATGGATCCGCGCACCAGTGCCTGGGACCAGACGCCTGCAGCGCAATTTTTCCAGCAGAGTCGCCGCCAGTGGCCGCAGTGGAATGCGGAACTGTGTGCAGAGCTTGTTTCGGCGCTAGGCCTTGAAGAACATCTGCCCAAGCCCATGTACATGTTGTCCACCGGCTCCAAGCGCAAAGTCTGGATCTCGGCGGCGTGTGCCAGTGGAGCCGAATTGACATGTCTGGATGAGCCTTTTGCTGCCCTGGACCGCGGGTCCATACGCACCATCACCGAGCTGCTGCAGGATGCGGCGGCGCACAGCCCGCGCGCCTGGGTGTTGGCAGACTACGAAGCGCCTGCCGGTGTGCCGCTGGCCGCCACCATTGACTTGGGCCACTGA
- a CDS encoding YceI family protein: MRTSLIAAALALSAFAGAASAQSATYAIDSSHTFSSFSYNHFGLSTQQSRFNTTTGTVSFDKAGKTGAVDVVIEMKTVETGSTAFNGHIQGEDFLDTAKFPTATFKSTKVMFEGDKPAAVEGNLTIKGITKPVTLKLTNFVSTAHPMNKKEVIGANATTTIKRSEFGAGKFAPAVADDVTITIALEAIKQ, translated from the coding sequence ATGCGTACTTCCCTCATCGCTGCCGCTTTGGCACTGTCCGCTTTCGCCGGCGCTGCCAGCGCCCAATCCGCGACCTACGCGATTGACTCTTCCCACACTTTCTCCAGCTTCTCCTACAACCACTTTGGTTTGTCTACTCAGCAAAGCCGTTTCAACACAACCACCGGAACCGTGTCTTTCGACAAGGCTGGTAAGACGGGCGCAGTGGATGTCGTGATTGAAATGAAAACTGTGGAAACCGGATCCACAGCGTTCAACGGCCACATTCAGGGCGAAGACTTCCTGGACACCGCCAAGTTCCCTACTGCTACTTTCAAGTCCACCAAAGTGATGTTTGAAGGCGACAAGCCCGCTGCTGTTGAAGGCAATCTGACCATCAAGGGCATCACCAAGCCTGTGACCCTGAAGCTCACCAACTTCGTGTCCACCGCTCACCCGATGAACAAGAAAGAAGTTATCGGCGCAAATGCCACCACTACTATCAAGCGCAGCGAATTCGGCGCAGGCAAGTTCGCGCCTGCAGTGGCTGACGACGTCACCATCACCATCGCACTCGAAGCTATCAAGCAGTAA
- a CDS encoding FecR family protein: MSTRRRFISTTLGLGSIAGLAEALAMGQKPFQSGIRRIKGDVRLNGSPAKVDQAVMPGDTIATGANSEVLYVMANNAYLMRDNSVIQFVQDGAVGVLRLITGKVLAVFGPGPKRLETPAATIGIRGTACYMETMEAKLYFCLCYGTADIQPLADATQARTLTTQYHDAPLYIGREAGRHLMEPAPVINHRDLELILLEEAVGRQPPFMQRGNRDSNGY; encoded by the coding sequence ATGAGCACCAGACGCCGATTTATCTCAACAACCTTGGGGCTTGGCAGCATTGCCGGTTTGGCCGAGGCGCTGGCCATGGGCCAGAAACCATTTCAGAGTGGCATACGCCGAATCAAAGGTGATGTGCGATTGAATGGCAGCCCCGCCAAGGTGGACCAAGCCGTGATGCCGGGCGACACCATTGCCACTGGAGCCAATAGCGAAGTGCTGTATGTGATGGCCAACAACGCCTACCTCATGCGCGACAACAGCGTGATCCAGTTTGTGCAGGATGGTGCAGTCGGCGTCTTGCGCTTGATCACGGGCAAAGTGCTGGCGGTGTTCGGCCCCGGCCCCAAGCGGCTCGAGACCCCGGCAGCCACCATAGGCATCCGCGGCACTGCTTGCTATATGGAAACGATGGAGGCCAAGCTCTACTTTTGCCTGTGCTACGGCACTGCCGACATCCAGCCCCTGGCCGACGCCACCCAAGCACGCACCCTGACCACGCAGTACCACGACGCGCCGCTGTACATAGGTCGCGAAGCTGGTAGGCACCTGATGGAACCTGCACCGGTCATCAATCACCGGGACTTGGAACTCATCTTGCTGGAAGAAGCCGTAGGCCGCCAGCCACCGTTCATGCAGCGCGGCAACCGGGACTCCAACGGTTACTGA
- a CDS encoding YceI family protein, with product MGVSAFAQQKLVPAQSEIVFVSKQMGVPVEGRFKKFDAQIAFDPAKPDTSKIAFTVDIASATLGVPETDAELPRPNWFNTAKFPQATFQSTAVKGLGGGKFEVSGKLAIKGNSRDVVVPVALAQSGATTTVTGTFPLKRLAFKIGENEWADTSMVADDVQVKFKLALTGVGKI from the coding sequence ATGGGGGTGTCCGCTTTTGCCCAGCAAAAGCTGGTGCCCGCCCAGAGCGAGATCGTGTTCGTGAGCAAGCAGATGGGGGTGCCGGTGGAAGGCCGCTTCAAGAAGTTTGATGCACAAATTGCTTTTGATCCTGCCAAGCCCGACACCAGCAAGATTGCATTCACCGTTGACATCGCCAGCGCCACTTTGGGTGTTCCTGAAACGGACGCCGAGCTGCCCCGTCCCAACTGGTTCAACACGGCCAAGTTTCCACAAGCGACCTTCCAGTCCACCGCCGTCAAAGGCCTGGGTGGTGGCAAGTTTGAAGTGAGCGGCAAGCTCGCCATCAAGGGCAACAGCCGTGATGTGGTGGTGCCTGTGGCCCTGGCCCAGAGCGGTGCGACCACCACCGTGACCGGTACGTTCCCGCTCAAGCGCCTCGCCTTCAAGATCGGCGAGAACGAGTGGGCTGACACCTCCATGGTCGCTGACGATGTGCAGGTCAAGTTCAAGCTCGCGCTGACCGGCGTGGGCAAGATTTAA
- the ureA gene encoding urease subunit gamma, translating into MELTPREKDKLMLFTAGLLAERRKARGLKLNYPEAVALISCAVMEGARDGKTVAQLMSEGRTVLTRDDVMDGIAEMIPDIQIEATFPDGTKLVTVHQPIV; encoded by the coding sequence ATGGAACTCACGCCCAGAGAAAAAGACAAGCTCATGCTGTTCACCGCCGGATTGCTGGCGGAGCGCCGCAAAGCCCGTGGCCTCAAGCTCAATTACCCGGAGGCCGTGGCCTTGATCAGCTGTGCAGTGATGGAAGGCGCACGCGACGGCAAAACCGTGGCCCAACTGATGAGCGAGGGTCGCACCGTGCTGACCCGAGACGACGTGATGGACGGCATCGCCGAGATGATTCCGGACATCCAGATCGAAGCCACCTTCCCCGACGGCACCAAGCTCGTCACTGTCCACCAGCCCATCGTATGA
- a CDS encoding cytochrome b yields MASNHTSSFAAGTKRYSLTAIVLHWVLGLALIGIFAVGLYMTDLPFSPTRLKLYNWHKWAGITILALSALRLLWRLTHRPPELPGKISAAMPAWQHWAHHGTHHALYALFFLVPLIGWAYSSAAGFPIVVFGVLPLPDFVPADKALAEMIKPFHELSAFALIGLAGLHIAAALKHQWIDRDGLINRMLPGRD; encoded by the coding sequence ATGGCATCTAACCACACCTCCTCCTTCGCCGCTGGCACCAAGCGCTACAGCCTTACGGCCATCGTGTTGCATTGGGTGCTGGGGCTGGCCCTGATCGGGATTTTTGCAGTCGGTCTGTACATGACCGACCTGCCTTTCTCGCCCACCCGTCTGAAGCTGTACAACTGGCACAAATGGGCCGGTATCACTATCCTGGCGCTGTCCGCGTTGCGCCTGTTGTGGCGCTTGACGCACCGTCCGCCTGAACTGCCCGGCAAAATTTCTGCGGCCATGCCTGCGTGGCAACACTGGGCCCACCATGGCACCCACCACGCGCTGTATGCCCTGTTTTTCCTGGTGCCGCTGATCGGCTGGGCCTATAGCTCTGCGGCGGGCTTCCCCATCGTGGTATTCGGCGTATTGCCTTTGCCTGATTTCGTGCCTGCTGACAAAGCGCTGGCCGAAATGATCAAGCCCTTTCATGAACTTAGTGCGTTTGCCTTGATCGGACTGGCCGGTCTGCACATTGCCGCTGCACTCAAGCACCAGTGGATAGACCGCGATGGCCTGATCAACCGCATGTTGCCCGGCCGCGATTGA
- a CDS encoding DODA-type extradiol aromatic ring-opening family dioxygenase, with the protein MTTRLPTYFVSHGGGPWPWMPDMRDMLASLDTALADMPRQIGRTPKAVLMITAHWEERAFTLGSNPAPGMVYDYGGFPAHTYSVVYPAPGAPELALRVQGLLQEAGLPVALDPQRGYDHGTFVPLAVMYPDAKVPVLQMSLRAGLDPAEHIALGRALAPLRDEDVLIVGSGLSYHNLRNFGSGGRAPSKAFDVWLQEAMVASPSVRAEALVNWESAPAARICHPREEHLLPLMVAVGAAYDDAAECVYHDETVFGGVTASSFRFGEIATAA; encoded by the coding sequence ATGACAACCCGACTGCCTACCTACTTTGTGTCCCACGGTGGTGGCCCCTGGCCCTGGATGCCCGACATGCGCGACATGCTGGCCAGCCTGGACACCGCACTGGCCGATATGCCACGCCAGATCGGCCGCACGCCCAAAGCTGTTTTGATGATTACCGCCCATTGGGAAGAGCGGGCCTTCACGCTGGGCTCCAACCCCGCGCCCGGCATGGTTTACGACTATGGTGGCTTTCCCGCACACACGTACTCGGTGGTGTATCCCGCGCCGGGCGCCCCGGAGCTGGCGCTGCGGGTGCAGGGATTGCTGCAGGAAGCCGGCTTGCCGGTGGCACTGGACCCTCAGCGCGGCTACGACCACGGCACTTTTGTGCCCTTGGCCGTGATGTACCCGGACGCGAAGGTGCCCGTATTGCAAATGTCCCTGCGCGCAGGGCTGGACCCGGCAGAGCACATTGCCCTGGGTCGGGCTTTGGCGCCGTTGCGGGATGAAGACGTGTTGATTGTGGGCAGCGGCCTGAGTTATCACAATCTGCGCAATTTCGGTTCCGGCGGGCGGGCTCCTTCCAAGGCTTTTGACGTCTGGTTGCAGGAAGCGATGGTTGCATCGCCTTCCGTGCGCGCAGAGGCATTGGTGAACTGGGAATCAGCGCCTGCGGCCCGAATTTGCCACCCTCGCGAAGAGCACTTGCTGCCCCTCATGGTGGCCGTGGGAGCCGCCTATGACGATGCTGCAGAGTGTGTGTATCACGACGAGACCGTTTTTGGTGGCGTGACCGCCTCCAGCTTCCGTTTCGGCGAGATAGCCACCGCAGCCTGA
- a CDS encoding response regulator transcription factor → MNSVDLSDAARLDGTLDRANSDVVLIVDDVPDNLSVLHDALDESGYTVLIATSGEAALMRAMQALPDVILLDAMMPGMDGFEVARRLKAAPQTTHIPIIFMTGLTETEYLVAALESGGVDYVTKPIKPKEVLARMGVHLAGARERRQTRNALDAFGYATITVRAADGCLMWQTPLARDLLERYCGTQAPNTPPEVLGWLQACLQTVARGDEPAKLSLERGPKRLTFRLHQQIGDSDAGGDWLIVMREVSDTAVIEAMSLSFKLTAREAEVLYWVVKGKTNKDIGDILGSSPMTVKKHLERVFVKLGVETRTAAAGMAMSRIRQLHPQFEG, encoded by the coding sequence ATGAACTCCGTTGACCTGAGTGATGCCGCCCGTCTGGATGGCACGCTGGACCGTGCCAACAGCGACGTAGTGCTCATCGTGGACGACGTGCCCGATAACCTTTCTGTGCTGCATGACGCACTGGATGAATCCGGCTACACGGTGTTGATTGCCACCTCCGGCGAGGCCGCCCTGATGCGCGCCATGCAGGCTTTGCCCGATGTGATTTTGCTGGACGCCATGATGCCCGGCATGGACGGTTTTGAAGTCGCCCGTCGCCTCAAGGCCGCGCCGCAAACCACGCACATCCCCATCATCTTCATGACGGGCCTGACCGAGACCGAATATCTGGTGGCGGCACTGGAGAGCGGTGGGGTGGACTATGTGACCAAGCCCATCAAGCCCAAGGAAGTGCTGGCCCGCATGGGAGTGCACCTGGCCGGCGCACGCGAGCGGCGTCAGACCCGCAATGCGCTGGATGCTTTCGGCTACGCCACCATCACCGTGCGTGCTGCCGATGGCTGCCTGATGTGGCAAACGCCCTTGGCGCGCGACCTGCTGGAACGCTACTGCGGCACCCAGGCGCCCAACACGCCGCCCGAAGTTCTGGGCTGGTTGCAGGCCTGCCTGCAAACGGTAGCCCGCGGGGACGAGCCGGCCAAGCTGAGTCTGGAACGCGGCCCCAAGCGCCTGACTTTCCGGTTGCACCAACAAATCGGGGACAGCGATGCCGGTGGCGATTGGCTGATCGTGATGCGCGAGGTGTCAGACACCGCTGTCATTGAAGCCATGAGCCTTTCCTTCAAGCTCACCGCCCGCGAGGCGGAAGTGCTCTACTGGGTGGTCAAGGGCAAGACCAACAAAGACATCGGCGACATTCTGGGCAGCAGTCCCATGACTGTGAAGAAACACCTGGAGCGGGTGTTTGTGAAGCTGGGCGTGGAGACGCGCACCGCCGCCGCTGGCATGGCGATGTCGCGTATCCGGCAATTGCACCCGCAGTTTGAGGGGTGA